The genomic interval TGAAACCATAATAGTTTGAAAGGAATGAAAAGGATACTCACGAGCATTGTCACTACCAAAAGTGCGAATGGAAataccaaattgatttttaatttcactgTAAAAGGATTGGAAAATAGCAAACAACTCAACAATTTTTCATTACGAATAACCAAGTACACCGAGAATAGTCATTAATAAAAGTTACACAATATTGAAATCCTAAATTGGACTTAACATGACTCATCCTCAAATGTGAGTGAACCAAAGCAAAACAGACAAAGCTTTATTGGAGACACTCTTCGGAAAAGGACTATAACTATGTTTGCCTAAATGACACAATTTACAAGACAAGGTAGACAACCTAGACAAACTTGGGACTTTTTGCAGTTTGGCGAGGCTAGGATGATCCAACTGAGCATGGCTGAGAGAAGAAAAATCCACCACCGAGCTAACATGACCAGAGGTCCAAAGATGGTAAAGGCCATGAGATTCACATTTGGTGCCAATCATCAGTCTTGAACACCGGTCTTGAAAGAAAATGGAGTCTTTATTAAAAGAATGACACAATCAAAGGAATGAGTGAGACAACTAATGGATAGTAAATTAAATTGAGATCTAGAGACATAAAGAACATTGTCAATGGAAGgggaagggaaaagatgaataGTACAAACACCATGAGATGGAGCTTGAGAACAATTAGTCATGGTGACAGATAGTACAAAATAAGAAGTggaaagggaagagaaaaaagacTTATTACTAGAGATGTGATAAGTGGCCACAAAGTCAAGCACCCAAGGGCCGAGATAAGTGGATTGAGTGAGACCAAAACAAAGGGCTTGTGTGTGCAACAAAAGTAATGGAACCAGATGTCTGAGGTTGTTTTTCATACCATTTCTTAAAGTCATGGAAGATAGGTGAATCAGGGGGCCTATAACAAGGGATAGAGATGGAGCAGTTTGGGCAACAACAGTAGATTGAGCAAGACAACCATGCACTACATAACATCGATCAATCATATAGCCTAGTTTGTGGCAATGATTACATTTAGGATGACTCTTGCCAGGTTTCCAAGACCATTTGAGCTCATCACGCTGAGATACCAATGCTAAAGAGGGGTTGAGAGATAGAAGGTATTTTAGTAGATGACTTGCATGGCACATGGAAAAGGGTGGACCAAGTAAAGGTCAAAGAGATCACATTTAGGGATCCAAAAATCTGATCCCGAACAACCGAATACTCTTTGGGAAGTCCATATAAAGCCATCAACATAAAGAAAGTTTGGCATTGTTCTAATTTTTGAGCAAGAGTGGATATGGGAGGCAATAGTTCATTAAAATCATGTAAGAGAGCATGAACTTTGCCAAAATATTCAACCATGGAATCATCAAGAGATTTGGGAGCGACAACATTAAACAAATTTTGACAAACGCCATAGAGATGTTGAGTGTCATTTGTGTACAGTAGTTGAGCTTGTTCCCAAACTCCAAAACATGTCTCATGGGCATGAAATATTTGTCTGAGGGAAGGATTGATGGTCAAATTTAGAATGATGTAGAATTGAGCATCAACCTGAGACCAGTGAGGGTGATCTTTTTCATCAATGGAGGTTGCTGTTGGGTAAGATGATTAACATAATTTTGGCTATTAAGCCAAAGCTTTAAGCTAAAGCTTCAAATCAGATGCctaagtgtcataattggtttTGTCTAGCTTGTTAATGGACAAGGGTACATTGACGTACTTAGTAAAACTGGAAGAATTAGACCAAGCACCactaggagagagaaaacaactttaaaaagtGAGAACGTCCCCAAATAAAGTGAGAAATGTCAACTGATCACCGATTAGAAGCAAGACCATATCGGGAAAGAGGACAATGTGACAAGATCGATGTTTTGTGATCGAGGCCAGAAAGGAGGCTAGACACAACGCTAAGCAAGGCATGTTGTTGCTTCGATGGATTCAGGATCGGCGACGTGGTGATTGTTTGGTAGAGGCACTTCGGACAATGGTCTCTCTGGTTTAAATGACAACAACAATGGTGATGATGACAACAGTGGTAGAGACAACAATAAGGAGGTGGCGAAGGAGGccataaatcaaaatataactCGATTTCCGAAAAGAATTTTACACCAATGAACAGTGGGTCCTTTTGAAAGGCATAAATCTAGTTTAGGTTCAACTACCATCTTAAGAAAATtgatttaagtctaactcaatctcacAAAATTGGCTTGTAAGGTGAGGTTttcacccacttatatactataatttggcCTTATATCTAGTCGATATGAGCTCTTCAGCACACCCATCCACATCAAGGAATGGAAATCTCAAATGTGGGACAATGGAGAATGCAATAATGGGTGACACGAGGCTAAACACCCTGCTAAGCTAGGCTCTGAagggctctgataccatgttgaGATATATGGTGAGAGACAAAAATAATCTCCCTGTGTGTCTACTACAACAGAGGAGCATGTATATTTACAAATGTCTCAAATACAAAGAAGATACAAAGAGATGGGCCAAGACCCATATATTTAGTTACATTTATCAAAAATCATCAAAACTTGTCCACAAAGAGATGGTCTAGAACTTCTAGACTTGTATTAGATTGTTCGAGTGTAGGGAGGAGGTGACCTTGACAAAGGTTAGGCAGCTCCAAAATAGTGAATGTGAACTTGGAAGAGTTCTcataaaaagagaaagaaatccTTTCAAGAGAGTGGGTCTACCAATCTAACAGTTTTGACAAAGGCTCTAATACTATGTTAAATTTTTAGGGAAGAGGGAAACATTAAGTTGAAACTGTGTATTTCTAAGACAATAGGgtgctttatttatatatatgtgtgtgtgtgtgtatatatatatatatataatcttgaTGACTTTGATTATATAGGATTGGTTCCTTATTTCTATGATTATAACATATTTGAAATCTATACCTTCATTGAAATAGGAGAACTGAAAGCCGAATAAGGCTATTTTGagtttatattacttttttttcttttgatctcAAGTATTAAATTGCTTCAACCCTCATCTTTGTTGATGAACTGATTGAATTTGCAGGCAAGCAAAGGATGCAATAAAGATACTTAAGAAGCAATTGAGCAGTAAAAATCCCAAAATTCAACTTCTGGCTCTTTTTGTCagtattttttcaaattacaaCTTTCCTTTTTTGTCAGTACTTTAATTCTTCAAAGTTATTAAGCATTTCATTCACTTTGATATAATGAATTATGTTATATTCTATTTTACTAAATTTTTGCAAATGGAAGTAAAAGTCCTCAAACATGTCATTCTGTCTGCATGAaagataatataattaaattgcTTCCAAATGATGATAACATAAAAAACTATGATTACCTGACATGGATATTTtgtattcaaatattttatgtaGGCACTGGAAACCCTTAGTAAAAATTGTGGTGACAGTGTATTTCAACAGATCATTGAGCGGGATATCTTACGTGACATGGTTAAAATAGTGAAGAAGAAGGTATCTTTGGACTTTTGATACTGAagatttctattattgttatttttaagaGAAAATTTTTAGGGTCAGGGTCACAGTCCCATCCTAGAGTCACGGTAAGGCCTAGGCTCAATGAGTGCTTGCAGGGGTTACTTACCTATAATGTACCCCACAACAGACTTCAATGAGTTTTTGTACTCTGACCAACTTAGTTTACAGCTTGACTTGGATGTGTCAAGTGCGAACTATTCTTtacatatttcttttataatttactataatttcTGCAACGGTATGTTTGAAAGGGAAAACTTTCTCATCAAGTTTTAATATTGTACAGCCTGATTTAAGTGTGAGGGAAAAGATATTGACTTTGATTGATACATGGCAAGAAGCTTTTGGTGGACCAAATGGAAGGTATCCCCAATACCATGCAGCATATAATGAATTAAAGGTGATTACTCTTGTAAATTTAGACATTTATAGTGTTATTCTATGTTTTTCAAGTGGCATTACTATTGTAAACTGATACATATtgacatttttaattttctatgaTGTACATTCGTATTGTGCTGAATGACAATGTTTCATTTGGACTGTTGTTAATTTTTTACACTTGTCTGGAACATGCTTTTGAGAGTTTTTTCATTCATTCAACAACTTTTTCTGTATCTCTGCAGCACATGTGTCAGTTGATTTTTCACTTGTCATCAGTGTTTCCTCGTGCCCTTCCCAGAATATTTATACTAAGTTGTTGTAATGTTGAATTTTCTTAGTAAAACATTGATATTTTGTATTTGCTATGCACTTCCTCAATAACCGGCAGTCTGCTGGTGTTGAATTTCCCCCACGAGAAGAGAATAGTGTTCCTTTCTTCACTCCTCCACAAACCCAGTCAGTTGCTCATATTGCTGCAGAAGAATATGCTGCTGCTGCTATTCAGTCTGAAGCATCTGGCCTTAGGTACTCTTTAACTGCATCTTTTTCTCACTGTAGTAACCTTTATTTGTTTTAGGGTTTAAGGTTTCTTGCTGATAAAAGAAACCCTTTGTTTTTCGTGGCTAATAAGTTTAGTCATTGCACATTGTGTATGAGATTAACAAAGTTGGTTTCTCCACCTTATAAACCCAATTTTATGTAAAGTTTTAGAATATCTAGAAAATGGATCACAATATTGTATCTTACTTAgaattagaaaattaaatactCTAGCATACTTTAGAGGTTCATTTGAGTTGTTTccattttttcttatatttcataatttattttaatatttaattaggaTTAGCAATCTAGTATTACTGTACTATAAATTGAGGTTAGTTCTTTGTATTTTATATCACATCCTAGCATATCAAATTGTTATCAATTACAGAATATTTTTCAATGTCATTTTATCATCTTTCACTCCTTTCCTGCTGTTTATGGTCAtggttttaaaattaataaaaaaaacgaaATTTCTCATAAATCTGAACAAACCTACTTTTGGATTATTTTTGCCTAATAATGAAATTTTCATTGCCTCCACACTCATGAAGTTCTTCCATTGGCAACTTCTGCGCATGTCTCACAAGGGACCTAGGaggaaattattttattttataataaatgtagAGTAGCATCTAACTGCATGGAGATTCACCGTCTTAAGTTGTATTGGTGTTTATCCCCTGAACTTTCTTGTTATCAGTTTGCCAGAGATTCAGAATGCTCAAGGACTAGCAGATGTATTGAGTGAAATTCTTAATGCCTTGGATCCTAAAAGTCCCGAGGTGGTATAACTTTTTATATTGTTGTCCTTTGTCTACTATCTGACTAGCTACGTTATCTCTATTCTGTTATTattgtttatgaaaaatatatttttgaaattttgaagttGTTATTTAGGGTTGTTGGGCAAAACTAACTTTTAAGCTGACTGGTAGTTGATAAGTTGGCTATTAGCTAAGTTCCGAAGTTATAAGTTCCAAACTGATAAGCTAGCTTATTGAATTAAAAGTATTTTGTAAACTAGTTGGTAAATGTAAAATGATAAATAGAAGGATATAACTACATaagttatattatataaatgaaatttgTGTTTCCTCAAAaaggtattattattattgtttaattgtaattttagatttttttataataattaatttttaataaactttttaGTACTGCTATtcatttttgaaataatttgttgtaatgtttttttatttggataagTCATGAGTTGATTTAATGaatatttatcaaatttaagtttcattatctttaaaaatttatttatttttatttctcagTTTAACTTATTGTCTAGCACAAAGTAGAAATAGCAAGTAATGAATATTAATTGCTTTTTTAAAATTCTGGACAAAATATGCAGGTTGTGAAGCAGGAGGTGATTGTTGACCTTGTTGACCAGTGTCGTTCTTACCAAAAGCGTGTCATGCTTCTTGTGAATGAGACTGTGTAAGAATATTGTTTGAGAAGACCAATTCCATTTTTTGTCAGAGTAATTAACGAGAATAACTTAAATGTTTAGTTATTTTTAGGGATGAGCAACTTTTATGTCAGGGGTTGGCACTGAATGACAGTCTTCAACAAGTTCTTAATCAACATGAGAACATTGTAAAAGCAACTCCTGTTACAGGCACAAGAGGAGTAGAAACATCAAGTCTGCCACCTGTAAATGTAAAGAATGAAGAGGACGACGAGTCAGAGGATGATTTTGCCCAACTAGCCCATAGGTGAAATTGCAGTATTTACATTGAACTCTTTGGAAGTTATTTTGTCGTAGTGGATTATGTCTCTTATATGAGAGCATGTTGGTTACATGTCTAAAGCATGATTCATTTTATATTACCTTGAGTGCAGGTCATCACGAGATACTAATACACAGAGACGGAAACAAGTCAATGAGAAGGTAGAAGCAGTGAGAATAAACCGAATTCTTCCCCCACCACCTGCACCAAAGAAACCAGTGTCCTCTGATGCTGGTATGATTGATTATCTCAGTGGTGATGTGTACAAAATAGAAGAATCCCATGAACTCTCTGAGCCAACATCTTATGTTGAACCCTTTCATTCCAGTTCCAATAATCCTGCCTCAACCACTAGAACACTGTCTTCATCTCCGCCTTGTTCCCCAAGTACCTCATCACCAAGTTTAAGCAAGCAGCCTGTGTCTGATGAAACATCTGTCATCAATAAATCCTCAGAAATCCTTACTCCAACTCCTCAGGAAACACAATCTCCTGGCTTCCTTCCACAACCCCCTTCAATGTTTTATCCGAGACAACAGTTTTCTGAGCAACAAGGTGTGTCTCATCCAAGTTTTGGGTCCAGTTCCTCAAATGACAACTTGTTGGTACAAACCCAGAATCTATCTCTGAATTCGTCTACTCCAATCAAACAAGAGAAGCCAGAAGAGGTCCTTTTTAAGGATCTACTTGACTTTGCAAAATCCAAAACCTCATCACCTTCTAAACCCAGCAGTAGGCCATTTTAagtttttgtttgtattttcaTTGGAGCAACTTATAAATGCTATGAATCAGGTTTTGCTTCTGATCACTCTAATGACCCATTTTAGCGGTCTTCGGTAATTTTTTAGTATGATCTTCCCGTTTTTGTATCCGGTTTAATCAGTACATTGATGCATATATTCATGAATATTGTTCATATTGATTGTTTGCTCATGTTTTCAATAATATTAGATTCACGAGacttattcaatttttcttttgattaCGCTATGGTAAACTTTTCTGCAAAGGCTAAGCACCGTATTTGATCATGGTCTATGAATAATTCAGCGATGGGGTTGAAATCATGGTTATAGAATCGAGATGAGATAAATAGTGAATCAAATCTTATTATAAATAGTAAGATACATAATAtatcaaatataatatatttttaaataaaaataagtaagaTGAATAAATGttcaatttataaaatcaaagaGTTAAAATGTTTCATCCACACAATTACAAAACATAATATAATGATTATAGGCAAATTGATTGTCTtcgtttttttttaagttttttgaGATTTTTGGAAAAAATTAAACGAAACACGATCTTTCATCTTATTTTCAAAATGTGATTGAATCGAAAATAACGAAACCGAATCGAGAATCCAACTATTAATTCACAATTCACAAAAAAAACGGAGTCATGATCCGATCGACAATGTtaagttttatttgaattgatTCTAACTATCATGGTTCAAATAATAAGTTACATTATTCTGAAGTTAGCATATTCCATAGATGTTAGCGATGTTTAAATTTCTTGCTACATAAATTGTTTTTAACTACCAAAGTTATCGACGTTAAATAGATTTCAAACTAGCAATACAAATGTCTCCTTTGTAATTGACTTAAAACTAATTCTGCAAGACTTAGATAACGGTTGCAATTTTAAAATCTTCATGAACTACTAGTTGAAAGGTCAATCAAGTTATACAGATTTTCTTCAGTACAATTTAATTCAAAATAGACTAATTACGAAGAAAAGTAGTTATACTAAATGGTTAGCCACTTTATTTTAGCCATAATAAATCTAAGTTTTTGTGCTATATTCTAACCGATCACAATACACtacttaaaaaatcattaaatagaaactaattttagagataaaaaataattagttattatattaattaaattagatactattttagaaactaaaaaaattattggtatttaaaatagtttttaaatttataaactagtttttaaattgatatctaattaaccaattggtatttaattagttaccaaagttttaattaccaattttagaatctaaactAGTTAATAGCTAAAACCTTATtagctaattatatatcaatttaaagactaattcataaatttagaaactactttgccaataatttttttagtctttaaaatagtatctaatttagtcaatataataacattattatttttttttaaaaattaatttttatttagtgattttcttAAGTGATTCAATTAAATTATCATATAAGCTacatttgtttataattttctcAATATCAACAAACACTATGAAGTTGGGAATGGACTACAATTTAAAACCTTTAATAAAACAATTGCAATACAAGTTAAGAATAGGCTTCTAAATTTGATTAACTATTATACtaatattttacttaattttttagaatttataaGGTTTTAGACGAAGTTTAGAAGTTAATGCAAACTTTTTCTCGGATTTTGAACTATAATAATTACAACAAAAGGTATTATCCAATATGAGAGAACAAGtgttttaaaaaacttaatatCTTCTGTTGAGtatgttttttctttatgtttttttacTTCATCTGATTTATTTCGAGAAGCTTTCTCATCATTAACAAGCTTTCTTCAAATTTTAGAACTTTTTCATTAGGTAAAAA from Phaseolus vulgaris cultivar G19833 chromosome 1, P. vulgaris v2.0, whole genome shotgun sequence carries:
- the LOC137813463 gene encoding TOM1-like protein 4 isoform X1; translation: MANNASACAERATSDMLIGPDWAINIELCDIINMDPGQAKDAIKILKKQLSSKNPKIQLLALFALETLSKNCGDSVFQQIIERDILRDMVKIVKKKPDLSVREKILTLIDTWQEAFGGPNGRYPQYHAAYNELKSAGVEFPPREENSVPFFTPPQTQSVAHIAAEEYAAAAIQSEASGLSLPEIQNAQGLADVLSEILNALDPKSPEVVVKQEVIVDLVDQCRSYQKRVMLLVNETVDEQLLCQGLALNDSLQQVLNQHENIVKATPVTGTRGVETSSLPPVNVKNEEDDESEDDFAQLAHRSSRDTNTQRRKQVNEKVEAVRINRILPPPPAPKKPVSSDAGMIDYLSGDVYKIEESHELSEPTSYVEPFHSSSNNPASTTRTLSSSPPCSPSTSSPSLSKQPVSDETSVINKSSEILTPTPQETQSPGFLPQPPSMFYPRQQFSEQQGVSHPSFGSSSSNDNLLVQTQNLSLNSSTPIKQEKPEEVLFKDLLDFAKSKTSSPSKPSSRPF
- the LOC137813463 gene encoding TOM1-like protein 4 isoform X2 — its product is MANNASACAERATSDMLIGPDWAINIELCDIINMDPGQAKDAIKILKKQLSSKNPKIQLLALFALETLSKNCGDSVFQQIIERDILRDMVKIVKKKPDLSVREKILTLIDTWQEAFGGPNGRYPQYHAAYNELKSAGVEFPPREENSVPFFTPPQTQSVAHIAAEEYAAAAIQSEASGLSLPEIQNAQGLADVLSEILNALDPKSPEVVKQEVIVDLVDQCRSYQKRVMLLVNETVDEQLLCQGLALNDSLQQVLNQHENIVKATPVTGTRGVETSSLPPVNVKNEEDDESEDDFAQLAHRSSRDTNTQRRKQVNEKVEAVRINRILPPPPAPKKPVSSDAGMIDYLSGDVYKIEESHELSEPTSYVEPFHSSSNNPASTTRTLSSSPPCSPSTSSPSLSKQPVSDETSVINKSSEILTPTPQETQSPGFLPQPPSMFYPRQQFSEQQGVSHPSFGSSSSNDNLLVQTQNLSLNSSTPIKQEKPEEVLFKDLLDFAKSKTSSPSKPSSRPF